From one Deltaproteobacteria bacterium CG2_30_66_27 genomic stretch:
- a CDS encoding 2-oxoacid:ferredoxin oxidoreductase subunit gamma, producing the protein MAGFGGQGILMIGNLLALTAMEEGKHVTYFPAYGVEMRGGTANCTVVVSDEEVGSPVVGRPKGLLIMNGPSMEKFLPMLAPGGDLIINSSLVEERQVTRNDIRLLSVPADDIARNKIGSRQMASMVALGAYVARSGIVKLKTVFDCLPKVISKKYEKFIPLNVNALKEGAALAGFHA; encoded by the coding sequence ATGGCCGGCTTCGGCGGCCAGGGGATCCTCATGATCGGGAACCTGCTGGCCCTCACGGCGATGGAAGAGGGAAAGCACGTCACCTACTTCCCCGCCTACGGGGTGGAGATGCGTGGCGGTACGGCGAACTGCACGGTGGTCGTCTCCGACGAGGAGGTCGGCTCTCCCGTGGTCGGACGCCCGAAGGGGCTTCTCATCATGAACGGGCCGTCGATGGAGAAGTTCCTGCCCATGCTCGCCCCGGGCGGGGACCTGATCATCAACAGCTCCCTGGTCGAGGAACGGCAGGTGACCCGGAACGACATCCGGCTCCTGTCGGTCCCCGCGGACGACATCGCCCGCAACAAGATCGGAAGCCGGCAGATGGCGTCGATGGTCGCCCTCGGGGCATACGTCGCCCGGTCCGGCATCGTGAAGCTCAAGACGGTGTTCGATTGCCTCCCGAAGGTGATCTCGAAGAAGTACGAAAAGTTCATTCCCCTGAACGTCAACGCCTTGAAGGAAGGAGCCGCCCTTGCCGGATTTCACGCGTGA
- a CDS encoding acetyl-CoA acetyltransferase (Catalyzes the synthesis of acetoacetyl coenzyme A from two molecules of acetyl coenzyme A. It can also act as a thiolase, catalyzing the reverse reaction and generating two-carbon units from the four-carbon product of fatty acid oxidation), with product MKEVVITGAARTAIGSLMGGLSDVSAPRLGAVAIAEAISRSGIRKEDVEQVIMGNVLSAGVGQAPARQAGIYAGIPVSAGALTINKMCGSGLKAVMLAAQSVVTEEFDVLVAGGMESMSQAPYLLKKARSGYRLGNDTLYDHMIVDGLWDVYNDIHMGNCAETLAKEYKITREDQDALAVSSYTRALSAIRNGKFTGEIVPVPVPQRKGDPAPFLVDEEPGRGNVAKLSSLRTVFLKDGTVTAGNASSISDGAAALVVMSSDAAKRFGAKPLARIVGYATASLEPVWFTIAPVDAIRKLLHKTGVAKEKVGLFEINEAFAGVTIAAIRGLSLDPERVNVNGGAVALGHPVGCSGARILTTLLYAMADRGERYGVASLCIGGGEAVAVMVERLGEQ from the coding sequence ATGAAGGAAGTCGTCATCACAGGGGCGGCGAGAACGGCCATCGGTTCGTTGATGGGAGGACTCTCCGACGTTTCCGCTCCCCGGCTCGGCGCCGTCGCGATCGCGGAGGCGATTTCCCGTAGCGGGATCCGCAAGGAAGACGTGGAACAGGTGATCATGGGAAACGTCCTCTCCGCAGGCGTAGGCCAGGCGCCCGCCCGCCAGGCGGGCATCTACGCCGGGATCCCGGTATCGGCCGGGGCGCTCACCATCAACAAGATGTGCGGTTCCGGCCTCAAGGCCGTCATGCTCGCCGCCCAGTCCGTGGTCACGGAAGAGTTCGACGTCCTGGTCGCCGGGGGGATGGAGTCGATGAGCCAGGCGCCGTACCTGTTGAAAAAGGCGCGTTCCGGATACCGGTTGGGAAACGACACCCTGTACGACCACATGATCGTCGACGGGCTTTGGGACGTGTACAACGACATCCATATGGGGAATTGCGCGGAGACCCTCGCCAAGGAATACAAGATCACGCGCGAGGATCAGGACGCATTGGCCGTCTCCTCGTACACGCGTGCCCTCTCCGCCATCAGGAACGGGAAATTCACCGGGGAGATCGTCCCGGTCCCGGTTCCGCAGCGCAAGGGAGACCCGGCGCCGTTCCTGGTGGACGAGGAGCCCGGACGCGGGAACGTGGCGAAACTGTCGTCCCTCCGGACCGTTTTCCTGAAGGACGGCACCGTCACCGCGGGGAACGCCTCGTCGATCAGCGACGGGGCGGCGGCCCTGGTGGTGATGTCATCGGACGCGGCGAAGCGTTTCGGCGCGAAGCCGCTGGCGCGCATCGTCGGCTACGCGACGGCCTCCCTCGAACCGGTCTGGTTCACGATCGCGCCGGTGGACGCGATCCGGAAGCTTCTTCATAAAACCGGCGTGGCGAAGGAGAAGGTGGGGCTCTTCGAGATCAACGAGGCGTTCGCCGGAGTGACGATCGCCGCCATCCGGGGGCTGTCGCTGGATCCGGAGCGGGTGAACGTGAACGGCGGCGCCGTGGCGCTGGGGCACCCCGTCGGCTGCTCGGGAGCCCGGATTCTCACCACACTTCTTTACGCGATGGCCGACCGCGGAGAACGGTACGGGGTCGCCTCCCTTTGCATCGGCGGGGGAGAGGCCGTCGCCGTGATGGTCGAGAGGTTGGGGGAACAATGA
- a CDS encoding 3-hydroxybutyryl-CoA dehydrogenase (converts (S)-3-hydroxybutanoyl-CoA to 3-acetoacetyl-CoA): MSVSKIGVLGAGQMGSGIAQVSLTSGLQVVLNDVSDAVLARSRAGIAKGLDILVRKEKITAQEKERALSGLQTTTDFAAFASCDLVVEAATEREELKLSLFRKLDEAVPAGRVLATNTSSISITKIAAVTKRPAQVIGMHFMNPVPLMKLVEVIRGLQTSQETFDATMALARALGKEPVPANDFPGFIANRILMPMINEAVYALMEGVGEAADIDAIMKMGANHPMGPLALADLIGLDTCLEVMNVLQQGLGDSKYRPCPLLRKHVDAGYLGKKTGRGFYTYEKAV; the protein is encoded by the coding sequence ATGAGCGTTTCGAAGATCGGCGTCCTCGGTGCGGGCCAGATGGGAAGCGGGATCGCGCAAGTCTCCCTGACGAGCGGCCTGCAGGTCGTCCTGAACGACGTCTCCGATGCGGTCCTCGCCCGTTCCCGCGCGGGAATCGCGAAGGGCCTCGACATCCTCGTCCGCAAGGAGAAGATCACTGCGCAGGAGAAGGAACGTGCCCTCTCCGGGTTGCAGACGACGACCGATTTCGCGGCCTTCGCTTCCTGCGATCTCGTCGTGGAGGCGGCCACGGAACGGGAAGAGTTGAAGCTGTCGCTTTTCCGGAAACTCGACGAGGCGGTCCCGGCGGGGCGGGTCCTCGCGACGAACACCTCCTCCATCTCGATCACGAAGATCGCCGCCGTGACGAAGCGTCCGGCGCAGGTGATCGGGATGCACTTCATGAATCCGGTCCCCCTCATGAAACTCGTCGAGGTGATCCGGGGGCTGCAGACGTCGCAGGAAACGTTCGACGCGACGATGGCCCTCGCCCGCGCGCTCGGGAAGGAGCCGGTCCCCGCGAACGATTTCCCGGGGTTCATCGCGAACCGGATCCTCATGCCGATGATCAACGAGGCGGTCTACGCCCTGATGGAAGGCGTCGGGGAAGCCGCCGACATCGACGCGATCATGAAGATGGGGGCGAACCACCCGATGGGGCCGCTCGCGCTGGCGGACCTCATCGGACTCGACACGTGCCTCGAGGTGATGAACGTCCTGCAGCAGGGGCTGGGAGACTCGAAGTACCGCCCGTGCCCGCTCCTGCGCAAGCACGTCGACGCCGGCTACCTCGGCAAGAAGACGGGGCGCGGCTTCTACACCTACGAGAAGGCAGTATAA
- a CDS encoding crotonase, whose translation MAYENLLVDVTDRIATLTFNRPKSLNALNPATVREFGAAMEELAARPDVGAVLLTGAGEKAFIAGADISAMKGFTTLEALDFSLLGQRVLAFIESMSQPVIGVINGFALGGGCEVAMACDLLIAADTARFGQPEVNLGIIPGYGGTQRLARLVGRNLAKELVLTGEMISAQRAYEIGLVNKVVPAAELMGAARELAKKILSRGPVAVRTAKMAMNRGLDLDLNNACALEASLFAAGFSTSDREEGIAAFLEKRKANFTGK comes from the coding sequence ATGGCCTACGAGAACCTGCTGGTCGACGTAACGGATCGGATCGCGACGCTCACCTTCAATCGCCCGAAATCCCTGAACGCATTGAATCCGGCCACGGTGCGGGAGTTCGGCGCCGCCATGGAAGAGCTCGCGGCGCGGCCGGACGTGGGAGCGGTCCTGCTCACCGGCGCCGGCGAGAAGGCCTTCATCGCGGGGGCCGACATCTCCGCGATGAAGGGGTTCACGACGCTCGAGGCGCTCGATTTCTCGCTGCTCGGCCAGCGCGTCCTCGCCTTCATCGAATCGATGTCCCAGCCGGTGATCGGCGTGATCAACGGCTTCGCGCTGGGCGGGGGGTGCGAGGTGGCGATGGCGTGCGACCTGCTGATCGCCGCGGACACGGCCCGGTTCGGCCAGCCGGAAGTGAACCTCGGGATCATCCCGGGGTACGGCGGAACGCAGCGCCTGGCGCGCCTGGTCGGGCGGAACCTCGCGAAGGAGCTGGTCCTCACCGGGGAGATGATCTCCGCGCAACGGGCGTACGAAATCGGCCTGGTGAACAAGGTCGTCCCGGCGGCGGAGCTGATGGGCGCGGCGAGGGAGCTCGCGAAAAAGATCCTCTCCCGGGGCCCGGTGGCCGTCCGCACGGCGAAGATGGCGATGAACCGGGGGCTCGACCTCGACCTGAACAACGCCTGCGCGCTCGAGGCGTCCCTGTTCGCCGCAGGATTTTCCACCTCCGACAGGGAGGAAGGGATCGCCGCGTTCCTCGAAAAGCGGAAGGCGAACTTCACCGGAAAGTGA
- a CDS encoding acyl-CoA dehydrogenase — translation MVFDLTEEQRMIRETAREFARKEVLPKAAELDENSRFPEELIRQMAELGFMGIAVPEEYGGAGMDNVCYAIAVEEISRACASTGVIMSVNNSLACDPILKFGSEEIKREYLVPMASGKTLGCFGLTEPGAGSDAGSQKTTAVRDGDFYVVDGTKNFITNAPQADTCVLFTMTDKAKSHKGITAFVVDMKWKGISLGKREKKMGIKASATSSIVFEDVHVPAKNRLGNEGDGFKVAMSTLDGGRIGIASQAIGIARASFEDALSYSKDRKQFGQAICEFQAIQWMLADMATEIDAARLLTWRAAWMKDRKMRHSKESSMAKLYASEVAMRAAVKGVQIHGGYGYIKEYPAERHFRDAKITEIYEGTSEIQRLVISAALLKG, via the coding sequence ATGGTGTTCGATCTGACCGAAGAGCAGCGGATGATCCGGGAGACGGCGAGGGAGTTCGCGCGGAAGGAGGTCCTGCCGAAGGCGGCCGAGCTGGACGAGAACAGCCGGTTCCCGGAGGAGCTGATCCGCCAGATGGCCGAGCTCGGCTTCATGGGGATCGCGGTTCCGGAGGAATACGGCGGTGCGGGGATGGACAACGTCTGCTACGCGATCGCCGTGGAGGAGATCTCGCGGGCCTGCGCCTCCACCGGTGTCATCATGTCGGTCAACAATTCGCTCGCGTGCGACCCGATCCTCAAGTTCGGCTCCGAGGAGATCAAGCGGGAGTACCTCGTACCGATGGCCTCCGGAAAGACGCTCGGATGTTTCGGGCTCACGGAGCCCGGCGCCGGCTCCGACGCCGGTTCCCAGAAGACGACCGCGGTTCGGGACGGCGATTTCTACGTCGTCGACGGCACGAAGAACTTCATCACGAACGCGCCGCAGGCGGACACCTGCGTCCTGTTCACGATGACCGACAAGGCGAAATCGCACAAGGGGATCACCGCGTTCGTCGTCGACATGAAGTGGAAGGGGATCTCCCTCGGAAAGCGCGAGAAGAAGATGGGGATCAAGGCGTCGGCCACCTCTTCGATCGTCTTCGAGGACGTCCACGTCCCCGCGAAGAACCGGCTGGGGAACGAGGGGGACGGGTTCAAGGTCGCGATGAGCACCCTCGACGGCGGACGGATCGGCATCGCGTCGCAGGCGATCGGGATCGCCCGCGCCTCGTTCGAGGACGCCCTCTCCTACTCGAAGGACCGGAAGCAGTTCGGCCAGGCGATCTGCGAGTTCCAGGCGATTCAGTGGATGCTGGCGGACATGGCCACCGAGATCGACGCCGCCCGCCTGCTCACGTGGAGGGCCGCGTGGATGAAGGACAGGAAGATGCGCCACTCCAAGGAGTCGTCGATGGCGAAGCTGTACGCCTCGGAGGTGGCGATGCGCGCGGCGGTGAAGGGCGTGCAGATCCACGGCGGATACGGATACATCAAGGAATACCCCGCGGAGCGCCACTTCCGCGATGCGAAGATCACGGAGATCTACGAGGGCACCTCCGAGATCCAGCGGCTGGTCATCTCGGCCGCTCTCCTGAAGGGATAG
- a CDS encoding acyl-CoA dehydrogenase: protein MDFRLTDEQRQIEEMVRGLSRKEFAPRAAQVDDESRYPAENHRRLAGLGLLGMLYPASFGGSETGPVSYTIALREVAGGCASTGVGMAVTNMTGETIFRFGNDAQRRRYLPMLSGGKGAGAFALSEPGAGSDAGGLSTFAREDGDGFVLDGSKVFITNGAHACVTIVMALTGRSPRKISAFLLEPGTPGFSVGKAERKMGIKGSDTVSLSFEECRLPKTSMLGASGEGLKIALSALDGGRIGIASQAIGIARAALSTATEYAGERRQFGQAIGEFQAIRWKLADAATELDAAQLLTFRAASLKEKGVPYSKEASMAKLFATEAGNRACHAAAQVLGGYGYIREYPVERHLRDIRVTTIYEGTSEIQRLVISRALCG from the coding sequence ATGGATTTCCGCCTGACGGACGAGCAGCGGCAGATCGAGGAGATGGTGCGCGGCCTCTCCCGGAAGGAGTTCGCCCCGCGCGCCGCGCAGGTCGACGACGAGAGCCGCTACCCGGCGGAGAACCACCGGCGCCTTGCCGGGCTGGGGCTGCTCGGTATGCTGTACCCGGCTTCGTTCGGAGGCTCGGAGACCGGCCCCGTCTCCTACACGATCGCCCTGAGGGAGGTCGCGGGGGGATGCGCCTCGACGGGAGTCGGGATGGCGGTCACCAACATGACGGGAGAGACGATCTTCCGGTTCGGGAACGATGCGCAGAGGAGGCGATATCTTCCGATGCTCTCGGGCGGAAAGGGGGCCGGGGCGTTCGCCCTCAGCGAGCCCGGCGCCGGTTCCGACGCCGGGGGGCTTTCGACGTTCGCCCGGGAAGACGGCGACGGGTTCGTTCTCGACGGATCGAAGGTCTTCATCACGAACGGCGCCCACGCCTGCGTCACGATCGTCATGGCGCTGACGGGGAGGTCGCCTCGGAAGATCAGCGCGTTCCTGCTGGAGCCCGGCACCCCGGGGTTCTCCGTGGGGAAGGCCGAGCGCAAGATGGGAATCAAGGGATCCGACACCGTATCCCTTTCCTTCGAGGAGTGCCGGCTGCCGAAAACGTCGATGCTGGGCGCTTCGGGGGAAGGGTTGAAGATCGCCCTCTCGGCGCTCGACGGCGGAAGAATCGGCATTGCGTCGCAGGCGATCGGGATCGCACGGGCGGCGCTTTCCACGGCGACGGAATACGCGGGGGAACGGCGCCAGTTCGGGCAGGCGATCGGCGAATTCCAGGCGATCCGGTGGAAGCTCGCGGACGCCGCGACCGAGCTCGACGCCGCCCAGCTGCTCACGTTCCGTGCCGCCTCCCTGAAGGAGAAGGGTGTTCCGTACTCGAAGGAGGCGTCGATGGCCAAGCTCTTCGCCACGGAGGCGGGAAACCGCGCTTGCCATGCCGCGGCGCAGGTGCTGGGCGGGTACGGCTACATCCGGGAATACCCGGTGGAACGTCACCTGCGCGATATCCGGGTGACCACGATCTACGAGGGGACCTCCGAGATCCAGCGGCTCGTGATCTCGCGGGCCCTCTGCGGATAG
- a CDS encoding cob(I)yrinic acid a,c-diamide adenosyltransferase — MGKGYVQVYTGNGKGKTTASLGLAVRAAGHGLKTVIIQFMKGWIDYGELAGVRMLAPHVEIHQAGRDTFVNRKNPDPEDVRLAREGWKLAKEIISGRKADIVVLDEVNCAMDFGLLPVGEVLEAIQGKPDGMELVLTGRGAPQEIIEAADLVTEMREIRHYYAKGVDARVGVER, encoded by the coding sequence ATCGGAAAAGGGTACGTCCAGGTCTACACCGGGAACGGGAAAGGGAAGACGACCGCTTCCCTCGGGCTCGCGGTTCGCGCCGCGGGCCACGGGCTGAAGACGGTCATCATCCAGTTCATGAAGGGGTGGATCGACTACGGCGAACTCGCGGGGGTGCGGATGCTCGCCCCCCACGTCGAGATCCACCAGGCGGGGCGCGACACCTTCGTGAACCGGAAGAATCCGGATCCCGAGGACGTTCGCCTCGCACGGGAAGGCTGGAAACTGGCGAAGGAGATCATCTCGGGCCGGAAAGCGGACATCGTGGTCCTCGACGAGGTCAATTGCGCGATGGATTTCGGCCTCCTCCCTGTCGGGGAGGTCCTCGAGGCGATCCAGGGGAAGCCCGACGGGATGGAGCTCGTCCTCACGGGACGCGGCGCCCCGCAGGAAATCATCGAGGCGGCGGATCTCGTTACCGAGATGCGCGAGATCCGCCACTATTATGCGAAGGGCGTGGACGCCCGCGTGGGCGTGGAACGGTAA
- a CDS encoding methylmalonyl-CoA mutase: protein MYDRKKLAGIAAGRKKWQDDVLAESLRKSPPRLDRFSTVSDEEIDLLYTPDPLSNFEYEEDLGYPGQYPYTRGVQPTMYRGRLWTMRQFAGFGSAEDTNARFKFLLSQGQTGLSTAFHFPTLMGYDSDSPRARGEVGMCGVAVDSLRDMEILFDGIPLDKVTTSMTINGPAAMVFAMYLAVAEKQGVPFHKVGGTIQNDILKEYIAQHSWIFPPEPSMRIITDILAYCADNVPRWNTISISGYHIREAGSTAIQELAFTIADGIAYVQAGIDAGIPVDKFAPRLSYFFNAHMDFFEEIAKYRAARRMWARIMRERFHAKDENSWKLRFHTQTAGCTLTAQQPMNNVVRVALQALSGVLGGTQSLHTNSMDETMALPTEQAVTVALRTQQILAEESGVANTIDPLGGSFFVEQLTNTMEEKAMEYIRKIDEMGGMVAAIKQGYPQREVADAAFHFQRLVDAGKKRIVGLNAYRSEEGTPIPLLKIDDRVEKRQVARTKEVRRKRDAKKAQACLSALKEGSLTPNVNLMPLLVDAARGYVTLGEMCDTLRETMGVYTDPALF, encoded by the coding sequence ATGTACGACAGGAAAAAGCTCGCGGGGATCGCGGCCGGGCGGAAGAAGTGGCAGGACGACGTGCTGGCGGAGAGCCTTCGCAAGTCGCCGCCGCGTCTCGATCGGTTCTCCACCGTCTCCGACGAGGAGATCGACCTCCTGTACACCCCCGATCCCCTTTCGAATTTCGAGTACGAGGAGGACCTCGGGTACCCCGGCCAGTACCCGTACACGCGGGGAGTGCAGCCCACGATGTACCGGGGCCGCCTCTGGACGATGCGCCAGTTCGCCGGGTTCGGCTCGGCGGAGGACACGAACGCGCGGTTCAAGTTCCTCCTCTCCCAGGGCCAGACCGGGCTATCCACCGCGTTCCACTTCCCGACGCTCATGGGGTACGACTCCGACTCTCCCCGGGCAAGGGGTGAGGTCGGGATGTGCGGCGTCGCCGTCGATTCCCTGAGGGACATGGAGATCCTGTTCGACGGGATCCCGCTGGACAAGGTCACCACGTCGATGACGATCAACGGCCCGGCGGCGATGGTCTTCGCCATGTACCTCGCGGTCGCGGAAAAGCAGGGAGTTCCCTTCCACAAGGTCGGCGGCACGATCCAGAACGACATCCTCAAGGAGTACATCGCCCAGCATTCGTGGATCTTCCCCCCCGAACCGTCGATGCGGATCATCACCGACATCCTCGCCTACTGCGCCGACAACGTTCCGAGGTGGAACACGATCAGCATCAGCGGCTACCACATCCGCGAGGCGGGATCGACGGCGATCCAGGAGCTGGCCTTCACGATCGCTGACGGGATCGCCTACGTCCAGGCGGGGATCGATGCCGGGATCCCCGTGGACAAATTCGCCCCACGGCTGTCGTACTTCTTCAACGCCCACATGGACTTTTTCGAGGAGATCGCGAAGTACCGGGCGGCGCGCCGGATGTGGGCGCGCATCATGCGGGAGCGGTTCCACGCGAAGGACGAAAATTCGTGGAAGCTTCGGTTTCACACCCAGACGGCGGGATGCACGCTCACCGCGCAGCAGCCGATGAACAACGTGGTCCGCGTCGCCCTGCAGGCGCTCTCGGGGGTCCTCGGGGGAACGCAGTCGCTCCACACCAACTCGATGGACGAGACGATGGCGCTCCCCACCGAGCAGGCGGTGACCGTCGCGCTGCGGACCCAGCAGATCCTCGCCGAGGAGTCGGGCGTCGCCAACACGATCGATCCGTTGGGCGGCTCGTTCTTCGTCGAACAGCTGACGAACACGATGGAAGAGAAGGCGATGGAGTACATCCGGAAGATCGACGAGATGGGCGGGATGGTGGCCGCCATCAAACAGGGGTATCCTCAGCGGGAGGTCGCCGACGCGGCCTTCCATTTCCAGCGCCTGGTGGACGCGGGGAAGAAGCGGATCGTCGGTCTCAACGCGTACCGGTCGGAGGAGGGGACCCCGATCCCCCTGCTGAAGATCGACGACCGCGTCGAGAAGCGGCAAGTGGCCCGAACGAAGGAAGTCCGACGCAAACGGGACGCGAAAAAGGCGCAGGCGTGCCTGTCCGCTCTGAAGGAAGGATCGCTTACCCCGAACGTGAACCTGATGCCCCTCCTGGTGGACGCGGCGCGCGGGTATGTCACCCTCGGCGAGATGTGCGACACCCTCCGGGAGACGATGGGCGTATACACCGATCCGGCGTTGTTCTGA
- a CDS encoding methylmalonyl-CoA mutase, producing the protein MATAKGKGAAAAASKKAARKIRILVGKPGLDGHDRGAKIIARALRDAGVEVIYTGLHQTPEMIVSAAAQEDVDGIGLSILSGAHNYLFPRIIRLLREKKMGDVVLFGGGIIPDDDIPKLLKKGVDRVFTPGTPIQEIVDYVNARVQPRK; encoded by the coding sequence ATGGCGACGGCAAAGGGGAAAGGCGCGGCGGCGGCAGCCTCGAAGAAGGCGGCCCGGAAAATCCGCATCCTGGTCGGGAAACCGGGCCTCGACGGTCACGACCGGGGGGCGAAGATCATCGCGCGCGCGCTGCGGGACGCCGGCGTGGAGGTCATCTACACGGGTCTGCACCAGACGCCCGAGATGATCGTGAGCGCGGCGGCGCAGGAGGACGTCGACGGCATCGGCCTGTCGATCCTCTCCGGGGCGCACAACTACCTGTTTCCCCGGATCATCCGGTTGCTCCGCGAGAAGAAGATGGGCGACGTGGTGCTGTTCGGCGGCGGGATCATCCCCGACGACGACATTCCGAAACTCCTGAAAAAGGGGGTCGACCGGGTGTTCACGCCGGGGACCCCGATCCAGGAGATCGTCGACTACGTGAACGCGCGGGTCCAGCCGCGGAAATAA
- a CDS encoding acetyl-CoA acetyltransferase (Catalyzes the synthesis of acetoacetyl coenzyme A from two molecules of acetyl coenzyme A. It can also act as a thiolase, catalyzing the reverse reaction and generating two-carbon units from the four-carbon product of fatty acid oxidation), producing the protein MRPVYMVSGGVSKFAKARPDATFQKMVKESFDYAMNDVPKLKHSMIDGSVASYFSDHFTRQLMAGIMAVDYLGLCPKPNKRIEGGGATGGLCFQAAWESVASGRMKVCAAFGFEVMSHVPTWKGNEFIALASDVNFDYPVGGFYSGYYAMMVNRHMHEFGTTVEQLAMVSVKNHMNAYGNPYAQKRRKLTIADVRNSTMVAYPLTLLDICVMSDGAATCLLADEETAFKLTDHPVKITGVGTGTDMMRLSDRPHGEVMLAPNEKKSDYKNLKYPGVHSFRAGRAAGLQAYKMAGVTDPLKQIDFVELHDAYTSSEIQTYEDLALCKYGDGGKFVEAGYPFMPQIDYGMKLPKKGTIPVNPSGGLIACGHPVGATGLMQAVFAFWQIQGSIKKHYGDGELQLKKANRGLIHSHAGTGTYVTVSIMERGW; encoded by the coding sequence GTGAGACCGGTCTACATGGTTTCCGGCGGCGTGAGCAAGTTCGCGAAAGCCCGCCCGGACGCGACGTTCCAGAAGATGGTGAAGGAGTCGTTCGACTACGCGATGAACGACGTTCCGAAGCTGAAGCACTCCATGATCGACGGCTCCGTGGCCTCCTACTTCTCCGACCACTTCACCCGCCAGCTGATGGCCGGGATCATGGCGGTCGACTACCTCGGCCTATGCCCGAAGCCGAACAAGCGGATCGAAGGCGGCGGCGCGACGGGCGGCCTCTGCTTCCAGGCGGCATGGGAATCGGTCGCCTCCGGACGGATGAAGGTCTGCGCCGCGTTCGGGTTCGAGGTGATGTCCCACGTCCCGACGTGGAAGGGGAACGAGTTCATCGCGCTTGCGTCCGACGTGAACTTCGACTATCCGGTGGGCGGATTCTACTCCGGGTACTACGCGATGATGGTGAACCGGCACATGCACGAGTTCGGCACCACGGTCGAACAGCTCGCGATGGTTTCGGTGAAGAACCACATGAACGCCTACGGCAACCCGTACGCCCAGAAGCGCCGCAAGCTGACCATCGCCGACGTGCGGAACTCCACCATGGTCGCCTACCCGCTGACCCTTCTCGACATCTGCGTGATGTCCGACGGCGCGGCCACCTGCCTCCTCGCCGACGAGGAGACGGCGTTCAAGCTCACCGACCATCCCGTCAAGATCACGGGCGTGGGGACGGGCACCGACATGATGCGGCTGTCGGACCGCCCGCACGGAGAAGTGATGCTCGCCCCGAACGAGAAGAAGAGCGACTACAAAAACCTGAAATACCCGGGAGTCCACTCGTTCCGGGCGGGCCGCGCCGCCGGGCTTCAGGCGTACAAGATGGCGGGCGTGACCGATCCGCTGAAGCAGATCGACTTCGTCGAGCTTCACGACGCCTACACCTCCTCGGAGATCCAGACGTACGAAGACCTCGCCCTGTGCAAATACGGCGACGGCGGAAAGTTCGTCGAGGCGGGGTATCCGTTCATGCCGCAGATCGATTACGGGATGAAGCTCCCGAAGAAAGGGACGATTCCCGTGAACCCCTCGGGCGGCCTGATCGCCTGCGGCCATCCGGTCGGCGCTACCGGCCTCATGCAGGCCGTCTTCGCCTTCTGGCAGATCCAGGGGAGCATCAAGAAACATTACGGCGACGGGGAACTTCAACTGAAGAAAGCCAATCGCGGGCTGATCCACAGCCATGCGGGCACGGGGACCTATGTCACCGTGTCGATCATGGAACGGGGGTGGTGA
- a CDS encoding nucleotide-binding protein, giving the protein MSPIVIKQPYHIEYLHSYGQDSPFFAGLSNKKLLGTKCPKCDYTWATPRLACTQCGGETDWVELPQTGRVHTFTTCYFGGEEFLKETPFHLVLVEFDGVDTLLLSRLLGPEQPEDIKIGMKIKAKFRRNSQLKPTDVYFVPAE; this is encoded by the coding sequence ATGTCCCCCATCGTCATCAAGCAGCCGTACCACATCGAATACCTGCACTCCTACGGGCAGGACTCCCCCTTCTTCGCGGGTCTTTCGAACAAGAAGCTTCTCGGGACGAAGTGCCCGAAGTGCGACTACACCTGGGCCACCCCAAGGCTCGCGTGCACGCAGTGCGGCGGGGAGACCGACTGGGTGGAGCTCCCGCAGACGGGCAGGGTCCACACCTTCACCACCTGCTATTTCGGCGGCGAGGAGTTCCTGAAGGAGACCCCCTTCCACCTCGTGCTGGTGGAGTTCGACGGGGTCGACACGCTCCTGCTCTCCCGATTGCTCGGGCCGGAGCAACCGGAAGATATAAAGATCGGAATGAAGATCAAGGCGAAGTTCCGCCGCAATTCCCAGCTGAAGCCGACCGATGTCTATTTCGTCCCCGCGGAGTAG